One genomic window of Cydia fagiglandana chromosome 20, ilCydFagi1.1, whole genome shotgun sequence includes the following:
- the LOC134674744 gene encoding uncharacterized protein LOC134674744 gives MIPQSELFLYVFRTIFPSEVEAVILSHEGVQEVCVTSVPHPVDHERPVAVVVRKPGAAVSAQEIKDLVTSEVSVQLLGGVLFVAELPATSTGKLARADVTQLARHAHTHAQLQ, from the exons TTTCGTACGATTTTCCCTTCGGAGGTAGAAGCAGTGATACTGAGCCACGAGGGCGTGCAGGAAGTGTGCGTGACCAGCGTGCCGCACCCGGTCGACCACGAGAGGCCGGTGGCTGTGGTCGTGCGCAAGCCCGGGGCGGCCGTCAGCGCCCAGGAGATCAAGGACCTCGTCACAA GTGAAGTATCGGTGCAGCTGCTTGGCGGCGTGTTGTTCGTGGCGGAGCTGCCGGCGACGTCGACCGGCAAGCTCGCGCGCGCCGACGTCACCCAGCTGGCCCgccacgcacacacacacgcacagcTCCAGTGA